One window of Nocardioides dongkuii genomic DNA carries:
- a CDS encoding MFS transporter: MPVSRSSASAGPSPLVPVIVLCVGGLSAALTQTMVIPIQGELPLLLDASPSGASWVVTTTLLAGAVSMPVAGRLADLLGKQRVLAATLVLLVLGSAVCALADTLVPMLVGRGLQGLAMGFVPVGISMMREITPPRLTSTAIAAMSATLGVGGAVGLPLAAWIADAHDWHTLFWVSTGIAVLVLVAVLTLVPHVQDANPGRIDVVGAVGLAVGLVAFLVGVSQGSTWGWTDPATLGAIAGGLVVLGVWGWFELRTPDALVDLRTSARRPVLLTNLAAVAIGFGMMAQAVVVPQLLQLPEATGYGLGQSILAAGLWMAPGGLVMMLFAPVSSHLIGRLGARRTLMIGAAVLGAGYLVAFGLMDSPWKLLIASCITTAGVGIGYAAMPTLILDSVRPAEAGAAVGLNALMRSVGTTLAAAVMATVLTSSTVSLGALAVPDERAFQLCFLVGAAAAFVGVALAAAVPRRSAAAAGVGPVERVVEGAELADDAAGSPRA; encoded by the coding sequence CCTGTGCGTCGGCGGCCTCTCCGCCGCGCTGACCCAGACGATGGTGATCCCGATCCAGGGCGAGCTGCCGCTGCTGCTCGACGCCTCGCCGTCCGGCGCCTCGTGGGTGGTCACCACGACGCTGCTCGCCGGCGCGGTCTCGATGCCGGTCGCCGGCCGGCTCGCCGACCTGCTGGGCAAGCAGCGGGTGCTCGCGGCGACGCTCGTGCTCCTCGTCCTGGGCTCCGCGGTCTGCGCGCTCGCCGACACGCTGGTGCCGATGCTCGTCGGCCGCGGCCTGCAGGGCCTCGCGATGGGGTTCGTCCCCGTCGGGATCTCGATGATGCGCGAGATCACCCCGCCGCGCCTGACGTCCACGGCGATCGCGGCGATGAGCGCCACCCTCGGCGTCGGCGGCGCGGTCGGGCTCCCGCTCGCGGCCTGGATCGCGGACGCCCACGACTGGCACACCCTGTTCTGGGTCTCCACGGGGATCGCGGTCCTCGTCCTGGTCGCCGTCCTCACGCTCGTCCCGCACGTCCAGGACGCGAACCCCGGCCGGATCGACGTCGTCGGCGCGGTCGGCCTCGCCGTCGGCCTGGTCGCGTTCCTCGTCGGCGTCTCGCAGGGCAGCACCTGGGGCTGGACCGACCCGGCGACCCTCGGCGCCATCGCGGGCGGGCTGGTGGTCCTGGGCGTGTGGGGCTGGTTCGAGCTGCGGACGCCCGACGCCCTGGTCGACCTCCGCACCTCCGCCCGTCGGCCGGTGCTGCTCACGAACCTCGCCGCGGTCGCGATCGGGTTCGGGATGATGGCCCAGGCGGTCGTCGTCCCGCAGCTGCTCCAGCTGCCCGAGGCGACCGGCTACGGCCTGGGCCAGTCGATCCTCGCCGCGGGTCTGTGGATGGCTCCCGGCGGCCTGGTGATGATGCTGTTCGCGCCGGTGTCCAGCCACCTCATCGGCCGCCTGGGCGCGCGCCGGACGCTGATGATCGGCGCCGCCGTGCTCGGCGCCGGCTACCTGGTCGCGTTCGGGCTGATGGACTCCCCCTGGAAGCTGCTCATCGCCTCCTGCATCACGACCGCCGGCGTCGGGATCGGGTACGCCGCGATGCCGACCCTCATCCTCGACTCGGTGCGGCCCGCGGAGGCGGGGGCCGCGGTCGGCCTGAACGCGCTGATGCGCTCGGTCGGCACCACGCTCGCCGCGGCGGTGATGGCCACCGTGCTGACCAGCTCGACGGTCTCGCTGGGCGCGCTGGCGGTGCCCGACGAGCGCGCCTTCCAGCTCTGCTTCCTCGTCGGGGCCGCGGCCGCGTTCGTCGGCGTCGCCCTCGCGGCCGCCGTCCCGCGCCGGTCAGCGGCCGCCGCGGGCGTGGGTCCGGTCGAGCGCGTCGTTGAAGGCGCGGAGCTCGCGGACGACGCGGCCGGCTCCCCCCGGGCCTAG